The genomic DNA TTAGATGAGCCGACGACGGGACTTCACACCGAAGACATCGCTCAGCTCCTCAAGGTTTTGGGGCGTTTTGTAGATGACGGCAATACAGTTCTTGTCATCGAACACAATTTGGATGTCATCAAAACCGCCGACCACATCATCGATCTAGGACCAGAAGGCGGTGTCGGTGGCGGTACGGTTGTCGCGACAGGCACACCAGAGGATGTAGCTAGCAACCCAGCCAGCTTTACAGGCCAGTATTTGAAAACGAAGTTGAAATAAGCATTTTAAAAAGAGTCGTTTTTTTGGCTCTTTTTTTGGAGCTTACACCGATTTTTTCTACGCTTGATAAGCTAGTACAAATCAGATATAATATAAAAAATAAGTTTCTTAACAAGGAGATCTCCATGCAATCGGAATACGTTTTATTGTGCAGTCCATATAGATACAGTTCAGTTTTTGCCAATGCTGTCAGTGGACAGTTGATTGAAAAAGAACTAATGAGTGTCGTCATGCCAGGTGTCAATATGATGACTAGAGGCCTGTTGCGAACCATGTTAGAAACAAACTATGGCATTACAGATTATTCAAGTTTAAAAGAAGAAATTGATAAGCTTGAAGATGGTCGTTATCATGCTTTAGAAGATGTTTCGTCATTTATTGATGGAATAGCCAATCCTGATGTAAAAGACTTTTACCTTTCTTTAAATTCATTAACAGGTTCTCGAACCATTCAAGGGTTTGATGACTGCCGTATAATTGATGTTTTGACGAAATCGCATGCTGCTCGCTTGATTACTAAAGAAGAATTTGAGGAACTGTTTACCAAGCAAACAGAGCGTATCAAAAATAGTTATCAGACTTGGGAACACTATTTGGCCTCTTGTGTACTGGGAAAATTACTTCAGTTTGTTCCTAGCTCAGAAACGATTACAAGCGTTGAGGAATATGTGGTAGATGTTTATTCTTTTTGTATTGCACTGACGAATGTCTTTTCTTATGCTACTTTTTGGGCAAATCATGAGTTAGCCAACTTGACAGCCTTGTTAGAAAACCTCTTACCTGAAGAAATTGTTAAAGAGTTAAAACCAAGGCAAAATCGTGTGGATTATAAGGGTGAGATTCCAGGACTTACTGCGCCTTCAAATGATTTGCTTGCTTCCCTAGAAGGAACCTCTATAGACCCAACTTTTATCGATTATGAACGCTATCAGTACCTGAGCGAACTTGCAGATTATGTTTTTTGGACTCCCCTTATTGAGAATAATCTTGAATGGATGATTGCAGAAAAAAACTTGCAAGAACAAGATACAATTCTTTTACCAAAGGAGTATGCAAGTCTTTATTCGGCTAGAGTATTTTGGTATCATTATCCAAGCTACAAGGAGTTGCATGAAGAACATATTTTTGCCATGTTTGAAGGAACTCTAAGTTTAAATCTTATCTTTACAGAGGAAGCTGTCTACACCTTTAAGAAGAAATTATTCGGCAAACCAGCACTTGTCAGAATCCCTTGGGAACAAGTTGAGTTAAGCTCGTCACTTAATTTATGGATGGAAGAGAGTAAAATTCATTTTGGCAAAAAGACAATCTCTAATGTCAGTCCAGTTTTAAGCGAAATCGGCCTAAATAGTAAGGCTATTGACGACCTAGATTCTCAAGAAAGGAAAGCTCTTGAAAATGAATGGCAACAAAAAATGAATCAATTTTTAGAGGGTATTCCTCAACGGATTCGTGAATTTAAAGGGAAATGAGAAGAAACTCTTAATGCTGTTTTGAAAAGTCGCTTAGGCGACTTTTTTCTGGATTTACTGGAAAGAATTGGTATTTGTCCGCATTTCTGCTATAATAGTTACAAAATCTTTGGAGGGCTACGATGCAAAAAAGACTTGAAAAATTTGAAGCGAAATTGGTCCAGTCAGATGTGGATGGCATCTTGGTGACTGGGCAGAATAATATTTATTATCTAACAGGTTTCTGGGGAACAGAGGCGACCGTCTTCATCAGTGGCAAGCGCCGCTTGTTTGTGACAGATGCACGCTACACCTTGATTGCCAAGGCGACCGTACAAGGCTTTGATATTATTGAAAGCCGTTTTGCACTTGAAGAAATTGCTAAGGTTATCAAGGAAGATGGTCTTGAAAAAATTGGTTTTGACAGTGAGGTGACCTATGGGTTCTATCAAGGGCTGACTAGCATTTTCGCAGGCTATCAGTTGGTTGCCATGTCAAACTTTATCGAAGACTTGCGCATGATTAAGGATGAGAAGGAAATTGCGACCATCCGCCGTGCCTGTCAGATTTCTGACCAAGCCTTTCTGGATGTTTTGGACTTTATCAAACCGGGTCAGACGACGGAGATGGATGTCAATCATTTCCTGGATCATCGCATGCGCCAGCTTGGGGCGGAAGGGGCTTCTTTTGAGTTCATCGTGGCATCTGGTTACCGCTCTGCTATGCCCCATGGAAGAGCATCGGACAAGGTTATTCAGACAGGCGAGAGCTTGACGCTGGACTTTGGTTGCTACTATCAGCACTATGTGAGTGATATGACACGCACCATCCATATCGGTCATGTAACAGACCAAGAACGCGAGATCTATGATGTGGTCTTGCGTGCCAACAAGGCCTTGATTGAGCAGGCCAAAGAAGGTCTTACCTATCGTGAATTTGACAGCATTCCGCGTGAGATTATCAACGTGGCGGGCTACGGTGCCAACTTTACACACGGGATTGGCCATGGTATCGGTTTAGACATTCATGAGTATCCTTATTTTGGTAACTCTGACGAAACCATCAAGGCAGGAATGGTCTTGACGGATGAGCCTGGTATCTATTTGGACGGTTTGTACGGCGTCCGTATTGAAGATGATCTATTGATTACAGAAACGGGTTGTGAAGTATTAACCTTGGCGCCAAAAGAGTTGATTGTCTTGTAATCTATGATGGTGATAAGCCCCCACTGGGGGTTTTTAGTCTGTTGCTGGAAACGGGTATAAAAGCCTATTGAGCGTTTGAATGACTTTGACAGTTCAGTATTGCAAGATTTGAGAAATCCAGCATTTTGTGGTAAAATAAAACGAATCAAAAAAATTTAAGAGGTACTCAATACAATGATTGAAGCAAGTAAACTTAGAGCTGGTATGACCTTTGAAGCAGATGGCAAACTAATCAAGGTTTTGGATGCCAGCCACCACAAGCCAGGTAAGGGAAATACCATCATGCGGATGAAATTGCGTGACGTTCGTACAGGTTCTACTTTTGATACAACCTACCGTCCAGATGAAAAATTTGAGCAAGCCATTATCGAAACAGTTCCTGCTCAATACCTTTACCAAATGGATGACACTGCTTATTTCATGAACACTGAAACCTATGACCAATATGAAATTCCAGTGGCAAACATCAAGGAAGAATTGCTCTATATCTTGGAAAATTCAGATGTGAAAATCCAGTTTTATGGAACAGAGGTAATCGGTGTAACCGTGCCAACAACTGTTGAATTGGTGGTTGCAGAAACACAACCATCTATCAAAGGAGCAACCGTAACAGGTTCTGGTAAGCCTGCAACAATGGAAACAGGTCTTGTGGTCAATGTACCAGACTTTATCGAGGCCGGCCAAAAATTAGTTATCAATACAGCAGAAGGAACCTACGTTTCACGAGCTTAATCAGCACTTAGAAAGGAGAGCTCATGACAAAAGAGAATCTAGGCGAAATTGTTATTGCCCCTCGAGTTCTTGAGGTGATTACAGGCATTGCAGCAGCTAAGGTGGATGGCGTTCACTCGCTCCACAACAAGCGCGTGGCAGACAGCCTATCAAAGACAGCTTTGAACCGCGGTGTCTATCTTCAGGCAGATGAAGAAGGTAACGTGACAGCAGACATCTACGTTTATCTACAATACGGTGTCAATGTGCCAGCGGTGTCCATGGACATTCAGCGTGCAGTCAAAACAGCAGTTGCCAACTACGCAGATGTAGCAGTTGTTGCTGTAAATATCCATGTGGATGGCATTGTTCCAGACAAAACACCAAAACCAGACTTGAAAGACTTGTTTGGCGAGGATTTCCTCGATGAAGAATAAGCAACAAGAATCCAGACACTCCCTTCGGCAATGCGCCCTGCAAGCCATTGTTTCGTTGGAATTTGGTCAAGACCCCCTTCAGGCAGCCCAGTTTTCTTATCTGTACGATAAGGAAGAAGAGCAGGGTGAGGTGGAAATTCCACTCTTCCTCCTGAATCTGGTGACGGGCGTTGCAGACCACCAGTCAGATTTGGATAAGGCTCTCGCAGGCAAACTTAAGACTGGTTGGACCTTGGAGCGTCTGACGTTGATTGACAAGAACATCATGCGGTTGGGGCT from Streptococcus oriscaviae includes the following:
- a CDS encoding DUF1266 domain-containing protein — translated: MQSEYVLLCSPYRYSSVFANAVSGQLIEKELMSVVMPGVNMMTRGLLRTMLETNYGITDYSSLKEEIDKLEDGRYHALEDVSSFIDGIANPDVKDFYLSLNSLTGSRTIQGFDDCRIIDVLTKSHAARLITKEEFEELFTKQTERIKNSYQTWEHYLASCVLGKLLQFVPSSETITSVEEYVVDVYSFCIALTNVFSYATFWANHELANLTALLENLLPEEIVKELKPRQNRVDYKGEIPGLTAPSNDLLASLEGTSIDPTFIDYERYQYLSELADYVFWTPLIENNLEWMIAEKNLQEQDTILLPKEYASLYSARVFWYHYPSYKELHEEHIFAMFEGTLSLNLIFTEEAVYTFKKKLFGKPALVRIPWEQVELSSSLNLWMEESKIHFGKKTISNVSPVLSEIGLNSKAIDDLDSQERKALENEWQQKMNQFLEGIPQRIREFKGK
- a CDS encoding M24 family metallopeptidase, with product MQKRLEKFEAKLVQSDVDGILVTGQNNIYYLTGFWGTEATVFISGKRRLFVTDARYTLIAKATVQGFDIIESRFALEEIAKVIKEDGLEKIGFDSEVTYGFYQGLTSIFAGYQLVAMSNFIEDLRMIKDEKEIATIRRACQISDQAFLDVLDFIKPGQTTEMDVNHFLDHRMRQLGAEGASFEFIVASGYRSAMPHGRASDKVIQTGESLTLDFGCYYQHYVSDMTRTIHIGHVTDQEREIYDVVLRANKALIEQAKEGLTYREFDSIPREIINVAGYGANFTHGIGHGIGLDIHEYPYFGNSDETIKAGMVLTDEPGIYLDGLYGVRIEDDLLITETGCEVLTLAPKELIVL
- the efp gene encoding elongation factor P, which produces MIEASKLRAGMTFEADGKLIKVLDASHHKPGKGNTIMRMKLRDVRTGSTFDTTYRPDEKFEQAIIETVPAQYLYQMDDTAYFMNTETYDQYEIPVANIKEELLYILENSDVKIQFYGTEVIGVTVPTTVELVVAETQPSIKGATVTGSGKPATMETGLVVNVPDFIEAGQKLVINTAEGTYVSRA
- a CDS encoding Asp23/Gls24 family envelope stress response protein, which gives rise to MTKENLGEIVIAPRVLEVITGIAAAKVDGVHSLHNKRVADSLSKTALNRGVYLQADEEGNVTADIYVYLQYGVNVPAVSMDIQRAVKTAVANYADVAVVAVNIHVDGIVPDKTPKPDLKDLFGEDFLDEE
- the nusB gene encoding transcription antitermination factor NusB translates to MKNKQQESRHSLRQCALQAIVSLEFGQDPLQAAQFSYLYDKEEEQGEVEIPLFLLNLVTGVADHQSDLDKALAGKLKTGWTLERLTLIDKNIMRLGLFEILYFEETPARVAVNEAIELAKEFSDEASAKFINGVLSQFIQEN